In Natranaerobius thermophilus JW/NM-WN-LF, the genomic stretch GTTTTTAATATCTTCTTTTAATGAAGTTTTTAATTTGGGACTAGCCACAACAGGTGAGATTTCAAAAGCAGGTGAAGTATGAATTATTTCCACATTTTCAAATCTAGCTGGATCTTTAGTATACAAGTAGTCATATACAAGACTATCAACAGCAGCGGCATCCACAACCCCTTCTATCACACTATCTACAGAATTATTGTGGCTATATGTGAAATAACTGTGTTCAAAAAAATCCTGGGGACTTTGTCCTTGTTGTTTTAGTAAATATGCAGGATATAGTTTGCCTGCATTAGATAGGGGATCTGTAAAAGCAAAAGTTTTATTCTCCAATTGATTAAAAGCATCTATATTAAGCTCTTTTCTTGCTAGAATTACAGATCTATATGTGGTGGTTCCATTTATCTCAGGTACGACCAATAATGGCACTCCATGGCTATCTTGTAATTGAATGTAAGAATAAGAACAAATGAATGCTATATCGATGTTACCATGGCGTATTAATTCATTCATTTCTGAATGGGTACGAGTTTGATGGATTTTAACTTCCATCCCTAGCTGATCTTCTAAATGGTCTAATAGTTCTTTATAGTAATAAAGGGATTCACGACCTGCTGTTATTGCTCCCAGGCCAACTCTTAATAAATGAGAGTCATTGTCTCTCTCTTTGTTAAATTCTTTTGTATCTTGGGAAGTTATTTCTTGAAATTCGGAAGGGTTCTGATCCTTTGATGTTAGATTCACTTTAGGATACTGCTGTAATTGATAATTTTCGTAAAAAGGTAAGAAAATTCCAACAATTACTGTGATGGATAATAAGAGACCTACTCCGAAAAACACCTTTTTTTGAAAGCCAGGCAATCCGATACCCCCTACTCTAATATCAGTAGATAAATGATAATTTATCCTCACTTAAAGTGTTAAATATATTTTACTATAAACCCTTACATATTTAAATTTGTTGTATTTTTATTATTACATACTTGCACTAGTCAACTCTAGAGGGTAAACCATTAAAGGGTGTAAGGGTATTCCCTGATATTTACCTATTTTTAAAAAAAGCAAAGGAGTTAAAGCAAATTACAAAGAATAGTTGAATAAAGTTATAAGGAAAGTTAATAAGGATTGTCGTAACAAGCCGCAAGCACATTATAAAAGGGTGTTGTGAGCCCATTCAGATTCATTGATCCTAAGCAAGGAAGGATAGGACTCCTTATGAAAATGGGAGAGGGGTGTGATTTTAATGGTTCTTAAAACTTTCCGGAGGTATTGGCTGCTATGGCATTCCTTGTAGAGGAAAGGATTCTGTATCACCTATTTAGCGGATCGGCAATTTTTGCCGCTGTTTATATGGTTACATGTATGGTAACATCACCATATACCAAGATGGGTAATTTGATTTTTGGATAGGTTGTGGTGTATTTACTGGGATATTTAGGATGCTTGGTTCAGCTCCTGAGGGAGTGACTTATGCCGTCCTCCTAATGAATGCAACAGTACCTTTTATTAATAAATACACCAGACCGAAAATATACGGGGAGGTGTCTATAAATGAAAAATGATATGATTAGGCTTGCAGGTGTTTTGATGATTATAGCAGCCTTATCCGCTGCTTTGCTTGGTTTTTCCAATGAATTTACGTCACCAATAATAGCAGAGCGCCATAGAGAAACAATGGAAACCAAAATGTTTGAATACTTTCCAGAAGCTAATGAATTTGAAATTGAAGATGTGAATGGTGAAGAGTATTACGTTGTGCTAGACGAGGAAGACGTACTAGGTGTTGCAGGTATAGTTGAACCAGGAGGATATGGAGGAGTAATAGAAATGATGGTGGCTATGGACGTAGCAGGTACAGTTACTGGAATCGAAATTTTATCACACAGTGAAACTCCTGGAATTTCCGATGAAATAGAAGATTCTGAATGGCAAGAACAATTTGTAGGTTTAACTATATTTGACGATATTCAACTCGCCCAGGATGTAGAAGCGGTTTCAGGGGCTACAGCCAGCAGTGAAGGTGTGACTGAAGGTGTTAGAAAGGGAATTGAAGCCATAGCTGTGAACTACTTCCAGAGAGACCCAGAAGATTTTCCGGAAATCAAAGAAGCTCCAGCACAGTTAGAAGATGGTGTGTTTGAAGGGGAAGGGTTTGGAACCGAACCAGGTATAGAAGTAGAAGTAAATGTTTCTAATGGAGAAATTATTGATATAGAGCTGATAGATCATAATGAATCAGAAACTTATATGGAAATGGCTTGGGAAGAAGTGCCTGAACAAATCATTGAAGAAAACTCACCTAAAGTGGATACAGTTTCTAGAGCCACCCAATCAAGTCTTGGCATTATGGAAGCAGTCCAAAATGCTATCGTAGGTCTAGAACAAGAACCTGGTGAGCTACAAGACGGCACTTATCAAGGGGAAGGCTCTGGACACTCTCCGGGTGTTATTGTAGAAG encodes the following:
- the phnD gene encoding phosphate/phosphite/phosphonate ABC transporter substrate-binding protein is translated as MPGFQKKVFFGVGLLLSITVIVGIFLPFYENYQLQQYPKVNLTSKDQNPSEFQEITSQDTKEFNKERDNDSHLLRVGLGAITAGRESLYYYKELLDHLEDQLGMEVKIHQTRTHSEMNELIRHGNIDIAFICSYSYIQLQDSHGVPLLVVPEINGTTTYRSVILARKELNIDAFNQLENKTFAFTDPLSNAGKLYPAYLLKQQGQSPQDFFEHSYFTYSHNNSVDSVIEGVVDAAAVDSLVYDYLYTKDPARFENVEIIHTSPAFEISPVVASPKLKTSLKEDIKNFFLELHETSNGQYILEQLGIEQFEPAQDSSYDSIRDMAEVVGYDK
- a CDS encoding FMN-binding protein translates to MKNDMIRLAGVLMIIAALSAALLGFSNEFTSPIIAERHRETMETKMFEYFPEANEFEIEDVNGEEYYVVLDEEDVLGVAGIVEPGGYGGVIEMMVAMDVAGTVTGIEILSHSETPGISDEIEDSEWQEQFVGLTIFDDIQLAQDVEAVSGATASSEGVTEGVRKGIEAIAVNYFQRDPEDFPEIKEAPAQLEDGVFEGEGFGTEPGIEVEVNVSNGEIIDIELIDHNESETYMEMAWEEVPEQIIEENSPKVDTVSRATQSSLGIMEAVQNAIVGLEQEPGELQDGTYQGEGSGHSPGVIVEVAVSDGEITDMELIEHDDSSDIMESAWEGMQERILDSQSTDDVDTVSGATQSSYGIIEAVEEALQEAEASPVEVADGVYRGEASGRNPGIEIEVTILDGEISQLELIDHEESSDMMNPAWETLKEDILDNQSTDVDVVSGATQSSNGIIKAVENALDEESLVEDVDEKLEEELDEDTEKDTEKTEEVGDLSDGSFTGSAVGYSGDDIEIEVTVENESIVDIELLDHQDTEDIMEKAWNELPDRIIDAQSLDVDTVSGATYSSEGILEAVDEALEKASE